In Lates calcarifer isolate ASB-BC8 unplaced genomic scaffold, TLL_Latcal_v3 _unitig_1715_quiver_2043, whole genome shotgun sequence, the sequence ACCGCTGACTCCAGtacaacatcatcaacaagtGCAACGCTGACAGCACCTGTGAGAAAAGCAATGGGAACGACAGAAATGACAAGCACACAGTCAACCACTCTAATGACACCCATTCCAACAACAAGATCACGTAAGTATGAGCCACTGTCCTTTATCTTTGGTTGGTAACATGCTTGTATTTTCTTGTATCATAGTGCAGACTTATGTGAATGCCATTAATTACTAATGATGTGGTAAACATCTCACACTTAACATTAAAgcatttaaagttgttttttactGGTAGTTGATGTCTAAATATCTGAATCATGTTTTGTTGATGATATGCAAATCTAGATAAACTGTCATGTTAAGCTGTACTTTGAACTTTGAAGTATTATTTTAGTGATTGGTCCTGATCAGATGAGTGAAATGAAACTTCTAATATCATTAATATAATATCAATAtacatcagttttaaaaattgAACTTTCTCATAGTTTTTGCTCAGTGTCTCTTTACATCTTTAGCTCCTCATAATCCCAAATACAAGAAACTAGAATACTGGAgctgaattctttttttttttttttttttccattatttgaaaaaaacacTAGTGTTcagtgaaaaggagaaaaatgtcactgcaaTAGCAGAGGATATAGTGATAGACGTAGTCTCAGGACTTATAACTGCGACAAAATACAACTTCACTCTCTacactgtgtgtgacagtgtcaaGCAGTAGAGTAAGCCTCACTGCAGTCACTGGTGAGAGAACTTCCTGTCATACAACCATAAAACAGGAGCCAGCACAGAGCTATGTAACAACATCTCATTTAAAGTTTCTCAGTAACTTCTTTCTCTTTGCATTCCTAGCTCCTCCTAATGCAGAGAACTTTCAACAGACTACACAAAATGAGACCAGTATAactctgcagtggaaaaaagtggaaaacatCCTCAACTATACCCTTGTGTTTggtgaaaaggagaaaaacgtCACTGCAACAGCAGAGGATACAGTGATAGACGTAGTCTCAGGACTCACAAATGCAGCAAAATACAACTTCACTCTCTACACTGTGCGTGACGGTGTCAGAAGCAGTGGAGTAAGCCTCACTGCAGTCACTGGTGAGAGAACTTCCTGTCATACAACCATAAAACAAGAGCCAGCACAGAGCTGTGTAACAACATCTCATTTAAAGTTTCTCAGTAACGTCTTTCTCTTTGCATTCCTAGCTCCTGCTAATGCAGAGAACTTTCAACAGACTACACAAAATGAGACCAGTATAACTCTGCAGTGGAGAAAAGTGAGGAACATCCTCGACTATACACTTGTGTTTggtgaaaaggagaaaaacgtCACTGCAACAGCAGAGGATACAGTGATAGACATAGTCTCAGGACTCACAAGTGGGACAGAAAACACCTTCACTCTCTACACTGTGTTTGGTGGTGTCAGAAGCAGTGGAGTAAGCCTCACTGCAGTCACTGGTGAGAGAACTTCCTGTCATACAACCATAAAACAGGAGCAAGGACAGAGCTGTGTAACAACATCTCATTTAAAGTTTCTCAGTAACTTCTTTCTCTTTGCATTCCTAGCTCCTCCTAATGCAGAGAACTTTCAATGGACTACACAAAATGAGACCAGTATAACTCTGCAGTGGAGAAAAGTGAGGAACATCCTCGACTATACACTTGTGTTCGATGAAGGGGAGAAAAACGTCACTGCAAAAGCAGAGGATACAGTGATAGACATAGTCTCAGGACTTACAAGTGGGACAGAAAACAACTTCACTCTCTACACTGTGTTTGGTGGTGTCAGAAGCAGTGGAGTAAAGCTCACTGCAGTCACTGGTGAGAGAACTTCCTGTCATACAACCATAAAACAGGAGCCAGCACAGAGCTGTGTAACAACATCTCATTTAAAGTTTCTCAGTAACAGAGAGATGTTGCTCACTGAATAATTTGACTATTGCTGATATTCAAATTCAAGATGCATTGTCATATTCAACTCTAGATGTAacaaattataatttattattattatcattggtCCTGTTTGtcagttaaataaatgtaaaacttgCAATAGCCAATAGACACATGATGATTTTAGAGATTTAAGAGGACTGATTTCTCTTTGCATTCCTAGCTCCTTCTAATGCAGAGAACTTTCAACGGACTACACAAAATGAGACCAGTATAACTCTGCAGTGGAGAAAAGTGAGGAACATCCTCGACTATACACTTGTGTTCGGTGAAGGGGAGAAAAACGTCACTGCAAAAGCAGAGGATACAGTGATAGACATAGTCTCAGGACTTACAAGTGGGACAGAAAACAACTTCACTCTCTACACTGTGTTTGGTGGTGTCAGAAGCAGTGGAGTAAGCCTCACTGCAGTCACTGGTGAGAGAACTTTCTGTCATACAACCATAAAACAGGAGCAAGGACAGAGCTGTGTAACAACATCTCATTTAAAGTTTCTCAGTAACTTCTTTCTCTTTGCATTCCTAGCTCCTTCTAATGCAGAGAACTTTCAACCGACTGGACAAAATGAGACCAGTATAACTCTGCAGTGGAGAAAAGTGAGGAACATCCTCGACTATACACTTGTGTTCGATGAAGGGGAGAAAAACGTCACTGCAAAAGCAGAGGATACAGTGATAGACATAGTCTCAGGACTCACAAGTGGGAAAGAATACATCTTCACTCTCTACACTGTGTTTGGTGGTGTCAGAAGCAGTGGAGTAAACCTCACTGCAGTCACTGGTGAGAGAACTTTCTGTCATACAACCATAAAACAGGAGCAAGGACAGAACTGTGTAACAACATCTCATTTAAAGTTTCTCAGTAACAGAGAGATGTTGctcactgaatatttttgactattgctgataaaataatgtgattgaatttaacttttcatttactTAAAACACCACTCAAATCCCATTATTGTGGTAAAAGCTCTCAGTTGCTTTTCTCTAATGAAACTGTCaactgtctgtcttttcagCTCCTGAGAGGGTTAACATGGTGAGagtgacacaaaatgacagCAGTATAACTCTGAGGTGGGACAAGGTTAACAGCATCTCAACATATGTCCTACTATATGATGGCAATGATGGTCCAGTACGGGAGGATATCAGCGCGCTTCCTGAAGACATAACTGTTACACATGTCGTCTCTCCGCTTACTGCTGGAAAAAAATACTATTTCATTCTCACCACTGTGTTTGGGGAAGTCAACAGCACTAAATACACATTTGAAGCTGTGACAGGTAGGTGATCTCTGAATATTCATATGTAGTCATATGTTTTACTTGTGATGCATAAGTCATTagacaaattgttgtttttaactgtacCTTTAACTGTACTTTCTTTTCATCAGTTCCACCAAAGGTGTCTTCGGTTGATGTGACTGAACGCTCTGTGACCAGTCTAACTCTGAACTGGGAAAATGCGGATATAAACTGGACGTACTTGCTTCAGATTAATGGCAGTACTGTGACATTTACCCAGGACATATACCCAAAAGTGTCATATTCAGTCTCACCTCTCAAACCTGGGACACAGTATAACTTCAGTGTGATCACAGTGTTCTCTGGATTCAACAGCACAGCTTATGAAGCCTGCACAGTAACAAGTATGTGCAGACACTCTATCtcttaaaactgttaaaaactgttttgaATAGATATCTCTCAGTATGAATGATAAGATTTTGTTCCACATGTAATTTACAAAGAGCCTACAAGTCCTGGTTCTGTAAAACTAAGCTGTCTGCAgttattttctcattcatttcagcCATAGACTGCGCCAGTGTGCCCTGGCATGTCACTAACTCATCGATCCATGGGATGGTTGAAGGCTTATTCTCAAATGCAACCGCCACTTATGAACAAACTCACATCAGTCCTCAAGGTAGTAATGTGTCATTTACTGGCCTCGTCCCTGGCGCAACCTATAACTTGTTCCTTGAGTACGAAACATGTTCTCAACGCTTTCCACAATGTCACCACACTGAAACAGTGCGTAAGTATAAAACTTTCTTAccacattaacattttgtttgtctgcatttcCCATAGAAATAATATGAACTACTAGCATGATGTTCCTCAATCTATACTTTAAGATGAAAGatttcacaacattttaacCATAATGGTAGTGGAAGGTGCCTGTTGCTTTCATGTAATTAATTGAggcatgtttatttttttcatacacTTGAAACCAAATAGTTATTCCAAGGGAAAAACTTCACAGGATTTGTCAAGAAACCTTCTATACCTTTTATTCACtacaagatttttaaaatcattttatctttaaaaagtgagaaaatagtgaaatgctgtaaatgtatttttgtgtgtgtgagtgactaatcatttcagtgaATGATTGTTTCAACACTACATTATGTGGCATTACTGTGTGatgctggactatttcttttTTGATGAGAATAGAGGGCAAACGCATTTTTTTGCTATGGAGGGCAAATTTTAGAATGGTGGGTAATTGTCATCAAATCTCTGTGTTTATAGAATAGAAATGCATGAGTTAATCTGTTTGTTGATAAGTTATATCTTTGCACTGTGCCGTTATGTGTTGTTAGTGATTGTAAAGGCatctttcttcttgtttcacTCAGGTCCTTCAAGTGTAAGTGCTCACTGTGATTACTTGGGAGCTGGCTATTCCATCTCTGTTGTGTGGATTAAACCAAATGGTGTGTGGACTCAAGTGGAGGTCAACGTTTCTGGGCAATCTCACCCAGTACCTGCAAATGGGGAACAGAGTATTCAAATATCCGGATTCCAACCTGCCCGAACATATGAAGTAACTGTAGATACACTGTCTGGGCATGTGAGGAGTTCTGCACcatatgtttttctgtgtgataCTGATCCAAGGGGTGAGTCAAAGTGAATATATTGCTCCATATAAATactatttaaatgtatttcctaaaataaaagattaacaATATATTCTCACTTTTCCTagtattgtgatttttttcagttattgtACATGACTTGCTTGTTGTTTCATTTAGGTTCTTTTAATTGTCACCTTTTTTCTTCCATTACAAAATTCATCCCAGTggtaaaataaagataattagTCTTTGATCCAAAtgagttgtgttgtgttgagcactgtatatttcaaacatttaatcaaGATTTTACTTCCTATAGGAGTAATTGCAGGATCAGTATTTGCTGTGCTGCTTTTTGCCCTGGTCTGTCTGGCTGTCTTCCTTGTGTTAAAAAGACCAGATTTAATCAGGTTGGTGCTGCCCCAGTGAGAACACTATAGTTATATTATATCCCAGGAATTTACTTTGTTGGACTCAGTCAGTGAAGCTCTTTGTTTATTTCCCACAATAGAAAAAAGTCATTCATTGGTGGGGCCAAACTGTCTAATCCAAAGAGCAAGTAAGTAAAcatttcatctcttcatcttttcGTCTCAGTGTAGTAAAATGACTTAATTCGATCTTGTACAATGAGGTATATGTTAcgtgtattttactttttttagaGCTATATCTGTAGCAGAGTTTCCAAACCACTTCAACCAGTTAAGTGCGGATGACAACAGAGGATTCAGCCAAGAATATGAGGTGCATAAAAAAACGAATTGTATTTCgttcttcctcttcattttcttcctgtttccgTATGGGATCATAAAATTGCGTCTGTATAATTGTGGTACTATTGAATTTGTTTTCCATTGACCTTTGCCTAAATCACACGCCATGTCATCTGGCCACATTATGCAGAACCTTGTTCCTGTTGGCACAGAGCAGACACGGAAAGCCGCAGTTCTACCTGAAAACAAAGCGAAGAATCGTTTCAACAACGTCCTGCCATGTAAGCCTGTCCTCTGACTGCTGAACCTCCCTATCATGAACAACAGAGACTCATGAAATGGTCCAGATCTACTGACctattctgttttgttgtggtCCACTGCAGTTAAACCGTCCTCTGCTGTTTCATCCTAGATGACTGGTGTCGAGTGAGGCTAAATACATCAAATCCCAATGGGACCTCTGACTACATTAATGCCAGTTACATGCCAGTAGGTATTCATTCATTACTGACTATCATTTAATAAAGCTCTATCTGTAATTATAGTTCAACACTATACATTAAGACTGGAAATCATGACACAAGCTCAGTAAAATCCTTTTGTAAGTTAGGACAGTTTTGATAAGCTTGAACCATTCACTATCTGGTGTTAAGGTGTGACAGTTCAAAGTTAATAGTTGCTAAAACATTCTATTCAAAACAGCCTAGCAATTTATGCTGACTTTCTGCAAATTCAtaaaatgttgataaaaataacatataaaatggtgttttatttcataCTGAACAATGTGGCCCATGCTGTATTGAAGCGTTAaagtgtacatactgtattaaCTTTGATAATTTCTTCTCAGGGctacaacagcaacagagagtACATTGCCACACAGGGTCCTCTGCCCTCCACCGTCAATGACTTCTGGAGGATGATTTGGGAACAAAGAGTGAAAGGCATCGTCATGGTAACCAACTGCATTGAAGGAGGACGGGTGAGTCTTCAggaaaatctgatgttttatcGTCTGATTTTATGGAAAGATAAATCCTGAAATTTTATGAGCTGTTGTGAATCATTTGCTCTTTCGGTCTATTGCCACAGCTACATTGAAAcaacaagttgtttttttttttttgtatattttcttttcttagaCCAAGTGTGAACAATACTGGCCTGGAGACGGCAAGCCTTGCCATTACGGAGAGCTCTTGATCACCACCAGATCTGAGCAACAGGAGACCAACTGGACATTGAGGGAATTTAGTTTGAAACATGTATGAAACATCTCTAAAAGTTTTATGGTGTAACTAAATAGGTTGGGTTTTAACATTTCTCTGAGTCATGAAGCCAAGCAAAGAAAGTAAATTGTGACTGTGCCTACACTGAATTGTCAGGAAGCAAATAACCATTtataaaacatatattaaatgtatttttcttgttaATGTCCCCtgagatgtgtgtttgaattttcacacatttcttttcaaaGAGAATAATATTTGTTGCATGTGATTAGAACTCCAAGCATCATTTACCAGCCACTACATTGTTTCAAAACAGAGAACTACAGTATTTGAATCTCTCTTTGTGAATTCTCTTAACAGACAGAAACCTCAGAAAAGCggaaagtgaaacattttcacttcacaGCTTGGCCGGACCATGGAGTCCCTCAGGGCACCAAAATCCTGATCCAGTTCAGAGAACTGGTGAGATGGCATATAGAGAGAGAAGCGGATGGAGCACCAACTGTGGTTCACTGCAGGTACAGGATAAATGCTTCTTTTATGTCTTGAAAGTAACCTATACCATTTGTTGGGTGCTTTATATGGGAACCTAAATTCTCATTTAAAGATGCTTTTATTGGCATGAAAGTAAAGTGCCAAAGCATGAAAATACAATTTAGCCAGTtacacaacaacataaaaataattcaacaaAACCAAGATcgatgcacacgcacacacatttaagTATAAATGATGATATACATTAAACAGCAAGCAATGTGCCCCCTCCTATGTTATTTTcaatttttctcctcttttcgTTGAATTATCTATGTTTTAGCAGGAAGTGCATTTCTGTGTCAACCCCAATTGTCGAACAGTGGCcacatgttctgtttttgttcgTTTAGTTAAATTTGTGGTCAGTGAGTCAGGGTCTGTCTCTGCTTTCTATCTCTGACAGATCTAATAGCTCACCTTTTGCTGTGTTCTCTCTCACAGTGCTGGAGTGGGGAGGACAGGCACTATCATTGCCCTGGATGTGCTACTTCAGCAGCTAGTCAAAAAAAGGGGAGTGGGCATCAATGCTTTTGTGCACAAGATGAGACTGAGTCGACCATACATGGTGCAGACAGAGGTAAAACTGATCATGTTGACTTGCTTCACCCAGGGCTATCACTTCCTTAGTTCGATGTTTAGACACAGTTGGTGGTATTGGTACAAGCACTCATACCACAGCATGAGCTGTGTTTAGATTTCCATGTAGCTGCATTCCATCTTCTCAAAAACATTGTACTTTACTATAGACACTTTAAAATAGATTgtcatgattattatttatttaagtcCTGTCCTTGTATCAAGGTCTGAGAGAAAATATTCCAATCATGAAATAATAACAGAAAACCTGCAGTGTGTGGCATTAGGTCCATTGATTGCACTGTTTTTATGTAACACACTAAGATACAGTATGCTAAGTTTACTTTTCTGAGTAAGAACTGAAATCTTGATTTCAGTCACATTATCATAAGCCTCTCTGCACCACTGTATATGCACTTTTTTGGTGAAGCTTTATTAtatgtgcaaacacaaaagCTTGACCGATATTATTGGGAAACTCAGGCTTGTAAACAGTGTATACTGTGGTCTGCACACAAGGAAGTATTAGCCAGAACACAATGTATGTACATATAGTAGACACTCTACACCCAAAAGAGTTCTGCTTTTCGAATGACCAGcaatttttatttccttttagtCTCAGTACGTTTTCCTGCACCAGTGCATAATGGACAGTCTGCAGCCAG encodes:
- the LOC108890256 gene encoding receptor-type tyrosine-protein phosphatase H isoform X23, which codes for MIKPLSIKITSDHLLLCVFLCLLWGTAYSNTTSTPSATLTATGTADSSTTSSTPSATLTATGTADYSTTSSTSATLTATGTADYSTTSSTSAMLTATGTADYSTTSSTSATLTATGTADSSTTSSTSATLTAPVRKAMGTTEMTSTQSTTLMTPIPTTRSPPPNAENFQQTTQNETSITLQWKKVENILNYTLVFGEKEKNVTATAEDTVIDVVSGLTNAAKYNFTLYTVRDGVRSSGVSLTAVTAPANAENFQQTTQNETSITLQWRKVRNILDYTLVFGEKEKNVTATAEDTVIDIVSGLTSGTENTFTLYTVFGGVRSSGVSLTAVTAPPNAENFQWTTQNETSITLQWRKVRNILDYTLVFDEGEKNVTAKAEDTVIDIVSGLTSGTENNFTLYTVFGGVRSSGVKLTAVTAPSNAENFQRTTQNETSITLQWRKVRNILDYTLVFGEGEKNVTAKAEDTVIDIVSGLTSGTENNFTLYTVFGGVRSSGVSLTAVTAPSNAENFQPTGQNETSITLQWRKVRNILDYTLVFDEGEKNVTAKAEDTVIDIVSGLTSGKEYIFTLYTVFGGVRSSGVNLTAVTAPERVNMVRVTQNDSSITLRWDKVNSISTYVLLYDGNDGPVREDISALPEDITVTHVVSPLTAGKKYYFILTTVFGEVNSTKYTFEAVTVPPKVSSVDVTERSVTSLTLNWENADINWTYLLQINGSTVTFTQDIYPKVSYSVSPLKPGTQYNFSVITVFSGFNSTAYEACTVTTIDCASVPWHVTNSSIHGMVEGLFSNATATYEQTHISPQGSNVSFTGLVPGATYNLFLEYETCSQRFPQCHHTETVRPSSVSAHCDYLGAGYSISVVWIKPNGVWTQVEVNVSGQSHPVPANGEQSIQISGFQPARTYEVTVDTLSGHVRSSAPYVFLCDTDPRGVIAGSVFAVLLFALVCLAVFLVLKRPDLIRKKSFIGGAKLSNPKSKAISVAEFPNHFNQLSADDNRGFSQEYENLVPVGTEQTRKAAVLPENKAKNRFNNVLPYDWCRVRLNTSNPNGTSDYINASYMPGYNSNREYIATQGPLPSTVNDFWRMIWEQRVKGIVMVTNCIEGGRTKCEQYWPGDGKPCHYGELLITTRSEQQETNWTLREFSLKHTETSEKRKVKHFHFTAWPDHGVPQGTKILIQFRELVRWHIEREADGAPTVVHCSAGVGRTGTIIALDVLLQQLVKKRGVGINAFVHKMRLSRPYMVQTESQYVFLHQCIMDSLQPDEKMEENIYENADMIYVNATALRELQTNG
- the LOC108890256 gene encoding receptor-type tyrosine-protein phosphatase H isoform X38 is translated as MIKPLSIKITSDHLLLCVFLCLLWGTAYSNTTSTPSATLTATVRNGTADSSTTSSTPSATLTATGTADSSTTSSTPSATLTATGTADSSTTSSTSATLTAPVRKAMGTTEMTSTQSTTLMTPIPTTRSPPPNAENFQQTTQNETSITLQWKKVENILNYTLVFGEKEKNVTATAEDTVIDVVSGLTNAAKYNFTLYTVRDGVRSSGVSLTAVTAPANAENFQQTTQNETSITLQWRKVRNILDYTLVFGEKEKNVTATAEDTVIDIVSGLTSGTENTFTLYTVFGGVRSSGVSLTAVTAPPNAENFQWTTQNETSITLQWRKVRNILDYTLVFDEGEKNVTAKAEDTVIDIVSGLTSGTENNFTLYTVFGGVRSSGVKLTAVTAPSNAENFQRTTQNETSITLQWRKVRNILDYTLVFGEGEKNVTAKAEDTVIDIVSGLTSGTENNFTLYTVFGGVRSSGVSLTAVTAPSNAENFQPTGQNETSITLQWRKVRNILDYTLVFDEGEKNVTAKAEDTVIDIVSGLTSGKEYIFTLYTVFGGVRSSGVNLTAVTAPERVNMVRVTQNDSSITLRWDKVNSISTYVLLYDGNDGPVREDISALPEDITVTHVVSPLTAGKKYYFILTTVFGEVNSTKYTFEAVTVPPKVSSVDVTERSVTSLTLNWENADINWTYLLQINGSTVTFTQDIYPKVSYSVSPLKPGTQYNFSVITVFSGFNSTAYEACTVTTIDCASVPWHVTNSSIHGMVEGLFSNATATYEQTHISPQGSNVSFTGLVPGATYNLFLEYETCSQRFPQCHHTETVRPSSVSAHCDYLGAGYSISVVWIKPNGVWTQVEVNVSGQSHPVPANGEQSIQISGFQPARTYEVTVDTLSGHVRSSAPYVFLCDTDPRGVIAGSVFAVLLFALVCLAVFLVLKRPDLIRKKSFIGGAKLSNPKSKAISVAEFPNHFNQLSADDNRGFSQEYENLVPVGTEQTRKAAVLPENKAKNRFNNVLPYDWCRVRLNTSNPNGTSDYINASYMPGYNSNREYIATQGPLPSTVNDFWRMIWEQRVKGIVMVTNCIEGGRTKCEQYWPGDGKPCHYGELLITTRSEQQETNWTLREFSLKHTETSEKRKVKHFHFTAWPDHGVPQGTKILIQFRELVRWHIEREADGAPTVVHCSAGVGRTGTIIALDVLLQQLVKKRGVGINAFVHKMRLSRPYMVQTESQYVFLHQCIMDSLQPDEKMEENIYENADMIYVNATALRELQTNG
- the LOC108890256 gene encoding receptor-type tyrosine-protein phosphatase H isoform X50; its protein translation is MIKPLSIKITSDHLLLCVFLCLLWGTAYSNTTSTPSATLTATVRNGTADSSTTSSTPSATLTATVRNGTADSSTTSSTPSATLTATGTADSSTTSSTPSATLTATGTADYSTTSSTSATLTATGTADYSTTSSTSAMLTATGTADYSTTSSTSATLTATGTADSSTTSSTSATLTAPVRKAMGTTEMTSTQSTTLMTPIPTTRSPPPNAENFQQTTQNETSITLQWKKVENILNYTLVFGEKEKNVTATAEDTVIDVVSGLTNAAKYNFTLYTVRDGVRSSGVSLTAVTAPANAENFQQTTQNETSITLQWRKVRNILDYTLVFGEKEKNVTATAEDTVIDIVSGLTSGTENTFTLYTVFGGVRSSGVSLTAVTAPSNAENFQPTGQNETSITLQWRKVRNILDYTLVFDEGEKNVTAKAEDTVIDIVSGLTSGKEYIFTLYTVFGGVRSSGVNLTAVTAPERVNMVRVTQNDSSITLRWDKVNSISTYVLLYDGNDGPVREDISALPEDITVTHVVSPLTAGKKYYFILTTVFGEVNSTKYTFEAVTVPPKVSSVDVTERSVTSLTLNWENADINWTYLLQINGSTVTFTQDIYPKVSYSVSPLKPGTQYNFSVITVFSGFNSTAYEACTVTTIDCASVPWHVTNSSIHGMVEGLFSNATATYEQTHISPQGSNVSFTGLVPGATYNLFLEYETCSQRFPQCHHTETVRPSSVSAHCDYLGAGYSISVVWIKPNGVWTQVEVNVSGQSHPVPANGEQSIQISGFQPARTYEVTVDTLSGHVRSSAPYVFLCDTDPRGVIAGSVFAVLLFALVCLAVFLVLKRPDLIRKKSFIGGAKLSNPKSKAISVAEFPNHFNQLSADDNRGFSQEYENLVPVGTEQTRKAAVLPENKAKNRFNNVLPYDWCRVRLNTSNPNGTSDYINASYMPGYNSNREYIATQGPLPSTVNDFWRMIWEQRVKGIVMVTNCIEGGRTKCEQYWPGDGKPCHYGELLITTRSEQQETNWTLREFSLKHTETSEKRKVKHFHFTAWPDHGVPQGTKILIQFRELVRWHIEREADGAPTVVHCSAGVGRTGTIIALDVLLQQLVKKRGVGINAFVHKMRLSRPYMVQTESQYVFLHQCIMDSLQPDEKMEENIYENADMIYVNATALRELQTNG
- the LOC108890256 gene encoding receptor-type tyrosine-protein phosphatase H isoform X3; this translates as MIKPLSIKITSDHLLLCVFLCLLWGTAYSNTTSTPSATLTATVRNGTADSSTTSSTPSATLTATVRNGTADSSTTSSTPSATLTATGTADSSTTSSTPSATLTATGTADYSTTSSTSATLTATGTADYSTTSSTSATLTATGTADSSTTSSTSATLTAPVRKAMGTTEMTSTQSTTLMTPIPTTRSPPPNAENFQQTTQNETSITLQWKKVENILNYTLVFGEKEKNVTATAEDTVIDVVSGLTNAAKYNFTLYTVRDGVRSSGVSLTAVTAPANAENFQQTTQNETSITLQWRKVRNILDYTLVFGEKEKNVTATAEDTVIDIVSGLTSGTENTFTLYTVFGGVRSSGVSLTAVTAPPNAENFQWTTQNETSITLQWRKVRNILDYTLVFDEGEKNVTAKAEDTVIDIVSGLTSGTENNFTLYTVFGGVRSSGVKLTAVTAPSNAENFQRTTQNETSITLQWRKVRNILDYTLVFGEGEKNVTAKAEDTVIDIVSGLTSGTENNFTLYTVFGGVRSSGVSLTAVTAPSNAENFQPTGQNETSITLQWRKVRNILDYTLVFDEGEKNVTAKAEDTVIDIVSGLTSGKEYIFTLYTVFGGVRSSGVNLTAVTAPERVNMVRVTQNDSSITLRWDKVNSISTYVLLYDGNDGPVREDISALPEDITVTHVVSPLTAGKKYYFILTTVFGEVNSTKYTFEAVTVPPKVSSVDVTERSVTSLTLNWENADINWTYLLQINGSTVTFTQDIYPKVSYSVSPLKPGTQYNFSVITVFSGFNSTAYEACTVTTIDCASVPWHVTNSSIHGMVEGLFSNATATYEQTHISPQGSNVSFTGLVPGATYNLFLEYETCSQRFPQCHHTETVRPSSVSAHCDYLGAGYSISVVWIKPNGVWTQVEVNVSGQSHPVPANGEQSIQISGFQPARTYEVTVDTLSGHVRSSAPYVFLCDTDPRGVIAGSVFAVLLFALVCLAVFLVLKRPDLIRKKSFIGGAKLSNPKSKAISVAEFPNHFNQLSADDNRGFSQEYENLVPVGTEQTRKAAVLPENKAKNRFNNVLPYDWCRVRLNTSNPNGTSDYINASYMPGYNSNREYIATQGPLPSTVNDFWRMIWEQRVKGIVMVTNCIEGGRTKCEQYWPGDGKPCHYGELLITTRSEQQETNWTLREFSLKHTETSEKRKVKHFHFTAWPDHGVPQGTKILIQFRELVRWHIEREADGAPTVVHCSAGVGRTGTIIALDVLLQQLVKKRGVGINAFVHKMRLSRPYMVQTESQYVFLHQCIMDSLQPDEKMEENIYENADMIYVNATALRELQTNG
- the LOC108890256 gene encoding receptor-type tyrosine-protein phosphatase H isoform X13, whose protein sequence is MIKPLSIKITSDHLLLCVFLCLLWGTAYSNTTSTPSATLTATVRNGTADSSTTSSTPSATLTATVRNGTADSSTTSSTPSATLTATGTADSSTTSSTPSATLTATGTADYSTTSSTSATLTATGTADSSTTSSTSATLTAPVRKAMGTTEMTSTQSTTLMTPIPTTRSPPPNAENFQQTTQNETSITLQWKKVENILNYTLVFGEKEKNVTATAEDTVIDVVSGLTNAAKYNFTLYTVRDGVRSSGVSLTAVTAPANAENFQQTTQNETSITLQWRKVRNILDYTLVFGEKEKNVTATAEDTVIDIVSGLTSGTENTFTLYTVFGGVRSSGVSLTAVTAPPNAENFQWTTQNETSITLQWRKVRNILDYTLVFDEGEKNVTAKAEDTVIDIVSGLTSGTENNFTLYTVFGGVRSSGVKLTAVTAPSNAENFQRTTQNETSITLQWRKVRNILDYTLVFGEGEKNVTAKAEDTVIDIVSGLTSGTENNFTLYTVFGGVRSSGVSLTAVTAPSNAENFQPTGQNETSITLQWRKVRNILDYTLVFDEGEKNVTAKAEDTVIDIVSGLTSGKEYIFTLYTVFGGVRSSGVNLTAVTAPERVNMVRVTQNDSSITLRWDKVNSISTYVLLYDGNDGPVREDISALPEDITVTHVVSPLTAGKKYYFILTTVFGEVNSTKYTFEAVTVPPKVSSVDVTERSVTSLTLNWENADINWTYLLQINGSTVTFTQDIYPKVSYSVSPLKPGTQYNFSVITVFSGFNSTAYEACTVTTIDCASVPWHVTNSSIHGMVEGLFSNATATYEQTHISPQGSNVSFTGLVPGATYNLFLEYETCSQRFPQCHHTETVRPSSVSAHCDYLGAGYSISVVWIKPNGVWTQVEVNVSGQSHPVPANGEQSIQISGFQPARTYEVTVDTLSGHVRSSAPYVFLCDTDPRGVIAGSVFAVLLFALVCLAVFLVLKRPDLIRKKSFIGGAKLSNPKSKAISVAEFPNHFNQLSADDNRGFSQEYENLVPVGTEQTRKAAVLPENKAKNRFNNVLPYDWCRVRLNTSNPNGTSDYINASYMPGYNSNREYIATQGPLPSTVNDFWRMIWEQRVKGIVMVTNCIEGGRTKCEQYWPGDGKPCHYGELLITTRSEQQETNWTLREFSLKHTETSEKRKVKHFHFTAWPDHGVPQGTKILIQFRELVRWHIEREADGAPTVVHCSAGVGRTGTIIALDVLLQQLVKKRGVGINAFVHKMRLSRPYMVQTESQYVFLHQCIMDSLQPDEKMEENIYENADMIYVNATALRELQTNG